A single region of the Acidobacteriota bacterium genome encodes:
- a CDS encoding efflux RND transporter periplasmic adaptor subunit, with translation MTTSACKSGYPVSARQGGGGEPRPVAVAKVAETSMENLITVTGTLAAYEEATISAKVAGRINSLNVDLGSRVSKGQVIAELEKRDAQLRLQQAEAALAQARARLGLDPANANENLRIEDTATVRQAKALLEQAEANRQRLAKLLQQGVISKSQMDQAEADYKVALSRYQDAEEEIRNRQGVLLQRKSEVDIARQQLADTTIKAAFDGMVQERIASLGEYVAAGAPVVKMVKIDPLRLQAEVPERDSRDVKQGQLVRVTVEGDTNVYSGVIKRISPAISAQNRVLIVEAEVRNNGSLKPGAFANAAIIINPNNMVVAVPADAVVTFAGIDKVITIQDGKAQEKPVTLGRRNEQWVEILNGIKAGETIVLKPGNLQTGQPVVVQQ, from the coding sequence TTGACGACTTCAGCCTGCAAGAGCGGCTACCCGGTTTCCGCCAGACAAGGTGGCGGCGGCGAACCCCGTCCGGTGGCGGTGGCTAAAGTGGCGGAAACCTCGATGGAAAATCTCATCACCGTCACCGGAACGCTTGCGGCTTACGAAGAAGCCACCATCAGCGCCAAAGTTGCCGGACGCATCAATTCACTCAATGTCGATCTCGGCAGTCGCGTCAGCAAAGGACAGGTGATTGCCGAACTCGAAAAACGCGATGCCCAACTGAGGTTACAACAGGCTGAAGCGGCGCTTGCCCAGGCGCGCGCCCGACTGGGACTCGACCCTGCAAATGCCAACGAAAATTTGCGCATTGAAGACACCGCCACGGTTCGTCAGGCAAAAGCCCTGCTCGAACAGGCTGAAGCCAATCGTCAACGACTCGCGAAACTCTTGCAGCAAGGCGTCATTTCAAAATCCCAAATGGATCAAGCCGAAGCCGATTATAAAGTCGCGCTCAGTCGTTATCAGGATGCCGAAGAAGAGATTCGCAATCGACAGGGCGTTTTGCTGCAACGCAAATCCGAAGTCGATATAGCCCGGCAACAACTCGCCGATACCACTATCAAAGCGGCTTTTGACGGCATGGTGCAGGAACGCATTGCCAGCCTCGGCGAATATGTCGCAGCGGGCGCGCCTGTAGTTAAAATGGTTAAGATCGACCCGCTGCGTTTACAGGCAGAAGTGCCTGAACGCGATTCGCGCGATGTTAAACAAGGTCAACTGGTGCGCGTCACCGTCGAAGGCGACACCAATGTTTACAGCGGCGTGATTAAACGCATCAGCCCGGCGATTTCGGCGCAAAACCGTGTGCTCATCGTCGAAGCCGAAGTGCGCAATAACGGCAGTTTGAAACCGGGCGCTTTTGCCAACGCCGCCATCATCATCAACCCCAATAATATGGTCGTCGCGGTTCCGGCGGATGCGGTTGTCACGTTTGCAGGTATCGATAAGGTGATTACCATTCAAGATGGTAAGGCTCAGGAAAAACCTGTCACCCTCGGTCGTCGCAACGAACAGTGGGTTGAGATTCTAAACGGCATTAAAGCAGGCGAAACGATTGTTCTGAAACCCGGCAATTTACAAACCGGTCAACCGGTTGTCGTTCAACAGTGA
- the lipB gene encoding lipoyl(octanoyl) transferase LipB — MHLVKAQLRECEAQYLGRVPYSEGLGLQERAVEELKENSGNERLFLLEHNHVFTLGRSAKASHILLNQETLNSRGIEVFEIGRGGDVTYHGEGQLVGYPIINLKPDRQDVHRYVRDLEEVLIRAIAEYGIEGARIRGLTGVWVGDKKIAAIGVRIARWITSHGFALNVNTDLNYFKMIVPCGITDKGVTSIEKLLGRPVDLSEVAQKVSGHFASVFERHLINPGKR, encoded by the coding sequence ATGCATTTAGTTAAAGCACAGCTTCGCGAATGCGAGGCGCAATATCTCGGTCGCGTGCCATACAGCGAAGGACTCGGGTTGCAGGAACGCGCCGTCGAAGAACTGAAAGAGAACTCAGGCAATGAAAGGCTTTTTCTGCTTGAACATAATCACGTCTTCACGCTCGGACGCAGCGCCAAGGCTTCGCATATTTTATTAAATCAGGAAACCCTTAATTCAAGAGGCATCGAAGTGTTCGAGATCGGGCGCGGCGGCGATGTCACCTATCACGGCGAAGGGCAACTCGTCGGCTATCCGATTATCAATCTCAAACCCGACCGTCAGGATGTCCATCGTTATGTGCGCGACCTTGAAGAAGTCTTGATTCGCGCGATTGCCGAATATGGCATTGAAGGCGCGCGCATTCGCGGACTCACGGGCGTCTGGGTTGGCGATAAAAAGATTGCAGCAATTGGCGTGCGGATTGCCCGCTGGATAACCAGTCACGGTTTCGCATTGAATGTGAACACCGATTTGAACTATTTCAAAATGATTGTGCCTTGCGGAATAACCGATAAAGGCGTAACGTCTATCGAAAAATTACTGGGCAGGCCAGTCGATTTATCGGAAGTTGCGCAAAAAGTGAGCGGGCATTTCGCCAGCGTTTTTGAACGCCACCTCATTAACCCGGGCAAACGATAG
- a CDS encoding DUF5615 family PIN-like protein, with the protein MKFLIDAQLPRRLAQSLIEEGFEAIHTLDLPLGNRTPDSVINELSIREGYIVIRKDADFVNSFHLNHKPYKLLLVSTGNIKNQELHTFFLANLEKLAEGFAIFDFIEMDRKAVIFHV; encoded by the coding sequence ATGAAGTTTCTGATTGATGCCCAATTGCCGCGTCGTCTTGCTCAATCACTCATTGAGGAAGGGTTTGAGGCAATTCACACGCTTGATTTGCCGCTTGGCAACCGCACGCCGGATTCTGTTATCAATGAGCTTTCGATCCGCGAAGGATACATCGTCATTAGGAAAGATGCGGATTTCGTCAACTCTTTTCACTTGAATCATAAGCCATACAAACTGTTGTTGGTATCGACAGGGAATATCAAGAACCAAGAGTTGCACACCTTTTTTTTGGCGAACCTTGAAAAATTAGCAGAAGGATTTGCGATTTTTGATTTCATCGAGATGGATCGAAAAGCAGTCATCTTTCATGTTTGA
- a CDS encoding DUF433 domain-containing protein produces MELAQRITIDPDICHGKPCIRGLRYPVEMLLELLSSGMTPEEILADYEDLEREDILAALSFATKLSQIKRIEPALV; encoded by the coding sequence ATGGAACTTGCTCAACGAATCACCATTGATCCAGATATTTGTCACGGCAAACCCTGCATCCGGGGGCTACGCTATCCCGTTGAAATGCTGCTTGAGTTACTCAGTTCCGGAATGACTCCAGAAGAAATCCTGGCTGACTATGAGGATCTTGAACGAGAGGATATTCTTGCCGCTTTATCCTTTGCCACGAAACTCAGTCAAATCAAACGAATCGAACCGGCTTTGGTATGA
- a CDS encoding LAGLIDADG family homing endonuclease, translated as MKNRAIYNKDSSYFKLPNPENSYWAGFIAADGCLYAKKNQLLLYTAQKHRDHLRRFASAVQYDGPIVEMKKNKSAFQSYSSLAGLQICGVSEWLRDLELNFNVTPKKSHTLQPPTLADNDCILAFVVGYLDGDGCINLFDKDRKQPYVSITFTSGSEDILAWIRDFFDENYPTARTDKAGIYRLRSHNPLYPNTYTFRYRVNGVRAKLFLNQCIDADIMRLKSKWEKYELWRAQQDWPS; from the coding sequence ATGAAGAACAGAGCCATTTATAACAAAGACAGTTCATACTTTAAGCTTCCGAACCCTGAAAACTCATATTGGGCTGGGTTCATAGCGGCTGATGGGTGTCTCTATGCAAAGAAAAACCAGCTCTTGCTATATACAGCCCAAAAGCACAGGGATCACCTTCGCCGCTTTGCGTCTGCTGTCCAGTATGATGGACCAATAGTCGAGATGAAGAAGAATAAGAGTGCTTTCCAAAGCTATTCTTCTCTTGCCGGTCTGCAAATCTGCGGAGTTTCGGAATGGCTTAGAGACTTAGAATTGAATTTCAACGTAACCCCCAAGAAGTCCCACACCCTACAACCTCCGACCTTAGCCGATAACGATTGCATCCTGGCATTCGTCGTTGGATACCTCGACGGCGACGGATGCATTAATCTATTTGATAAGGATAGAAAACAGCCTTACGTCAGTATAACTTTCACTAGCGGATCAGAAGATATTCTGGCGTGGATTCGAGATTTCTTTGATGAAAACTACCCGACGGCTCGGACAGATAAGGCAGGCATATATCGCCTTCGGAGCCACAACCCACTTTACCCTAACACCTATACTTTTCGTTACAGAGTGAATGGGGTCAGAGCAAAACTGTTTCTAAACCAATGCATTGATGCAGACATAATGAGGCTGAAGAGCAAATGGGAAAAGTATGAGTTGTGGAGAGCACAACAAGACTGGCCTTCCTGA
- the sucB gene encoding 2-oxoglutarate dehydrogenase, E2 component, dihydrolipoamide succinyltransferase has protein sequence MAEEVKMPQMGESIAEGTIVRWLKKVGETVKRDEPLFEISTDKVDAEIPSSVSGTLTEIKVQEGETVAVGTVVAIIGDGDAKPAPVADSKPAEVAAPPAPQPNGQPAPPAAAVQPPTPPAQTAPPPAATNGATGEEVKMPQMGESITEGTIVRWLKQVGESVKRDEPLFEISTDKVDAEIPAPVSGTLLEIKVQESQTVAVGTVVAIIGSGDAKPAPVATSTPEPVQPTPPAAVAPPPTPVAPPTPPTPVAEQPAAEMSAEDLRKVKSSPVVRKIAEEHKVDIAQVQGTGAGGRVTKNDILQFIESGGAAKAATAQVSAQVQAPAVTAPATPAATPSIPIPPPQAKPPATVEYGAQPFSDKDRVEIEPMSIMRRKIAERMVESKHTSAHVYSLIEVDYSKTSALRDKLKKEFLERDGVKLTYMPFIIKAVIEGLKKFPIVNSSVWGDQIVYKKDYNIGVAVALDWGLIVPVVRNADEKSLLGIARAVNDLGDRARNKKLKPDEVQGGTFTITNPGVFGGLIGLPIINQPQVAILGVGGIKKRPVVVDDAIAIRQIGMLSLSYDHRVVDGADADQFLAYVRDIIEKGEFTS, from the coding sequence ATGGCAGAAGAAGTGAAGATGCCGCAGATGGGCGAATCCATCGCGGAAGGAACGATTGTTCGATGGCTCAAAAAAGTGGGTGAGACGGTTAAACGCGACGAGCCGCTTTTTGAAATTTCTACCGATAAGGTCGATGCGGAAATCCCTTCATCGGTCTCAGGCACATTGACGGAAATTAAAGTGCAGGAAGGCGAAACCGTCGCCGTCGGCACAGTGGTCGCCATCATCGGTGACGGCGACGCCAAACCGGCTCCGGTAGCCGATTCCAAGCCCGCTGAGGTTGCCGCGCCACCTGCGCCACAACCAAACGGGCAACCTGCGCCGCCTGCGGCAGCAGTTCAACCGCCAACGCCTCCGGCGCAGACCGCGCCGCCTCCGGCTGCAACAAACGGCGCAACCGGTGAAGAAGTGAAGATGCCGCAGATGGGCGAATCCATCACCGAAGGCACCATCGTGCGCTGGCTCAAGCAGGTCGGCGAAAGCGTCAAACGCGATGAGCCGCTGTTTGAAATTTCGACGGACAAGGTTGATGCGGAAATCCCCGCGCCGGTATCGGGCACGCTTCTCGAAATCAAAGTTCAGGAGAGCCAGACGGTTGCGGTCGGCACAGTGGTCGCCATCATCGGCAGTGGTGACGCCAAACCGGCTCCGGTAGCCACTTCTACGCCTGAGCCTGTTCAACCTACACCGCCTGCGGCAGTCGCGCCGCCGCCAACTCCGGTTGCGCCACCGACGCCGCCAACTCCGGTTGCCGAACAGCCTGCTGCCGAAATGAGCGCCGAGGATTTACGCAAAGTGAAATCGTCGCCGGTGGTTCGCAAAATTGCCGAAGAACACAAGGTTGACATCGCCCAGGTTCAAGGCACAGGCGCGGGCGGGCGCGTCACCAAAAACGATATTCTGCAATTCATCGAATCGGGCGGCGCAGCTAAAGCCGCAACCGCGCAAGTGAGCGCACAGGTTCAAGCGCCTGCGGTGACTGCGCCGGCGACCCCGGCAGCTACGCCATCTATTCCGATTCCGCCACCGCAAGCGAAACCGCCGGCGACAGTCGAATATGGCGCGCAGCCGTTCAGCGATAAAGACCGCGTCGAAATCGAACCGATGAGCATCATGCGACGCAAGATTGCCGAACGCATGGTCGAAAGCAAACATACTTCGGCGCATGTCTATTCGCTGATTGAAGTCGATTACAGCAAGACATCGGCGTTGCGCGATAAACTCAAGAAAGAATTTTTGGAACGCGATGGCGTCAAACTCACCTACATGCCGTTCATCATCAAAGCGGTGATTGAAGGCTTGAAGAAATTCCCCATCGTCAATTCGTCGGTGTGGGGCGATCAGATTGTGTACAAAAAAGATTACAACATCGGTGTCGCGGTGGCGCTCGATTGGGGTTTGATTGTGCCTGTGGTTCGCAATGCCGATGAAAAATCGCTGCTTGGGATTGCCCGCGCGGTAAATGATTTGGGCGATAGAGCGCGCAATAAAAAGCTCAAGCCCGATGAAGTGCAGGGCGGCACCTTTACCATCACCAATCCGGGCGTATTTGGTGGGTTGATCGGCTTGCCGATTATCAATCAACCGCAAGTGGCGATTTTGGGGGTTGGCGGTATCAAAAAACGTCCGGTGGTGGTTGATGATGCGATTGCCATTCGCCAGATTGGCATGCTGAGTTTGAGTTATGACCATCGCGTAGTGGATGGCGCAGACGCTGACCAATTTTTGGCTTATGTGCGCGACATCATCGAAAAAGGCGAATTCACTTCATAA
- a CDS encoding alpha-ketoacid dehydrogenase subunit beta produces MAAITLLEAVRQGIWQEMERDKSVFILGEDIGAYGGAFKVTEGFLAHFGADRVIDTPISESAIIGAASGAAMMGMRPVAEMQFIDFISCCFDILTNYVAKSRYRQGIGIPMVVRGPCGGGVHAGPFHSQNVEAFFLNTPGLKMVEPSTPYDAKGLIKAAIRDDDPVLFFEHKLLYRNPRIKQEVPDTDYIVPIGKAATRRQGRDLSIITYGAMVYTALDAADELAKAGIEAEVIDLRTLAPFDRVSVCESVKKTSKVILLHEATRTGGMAGELTAVINEEVFEYLDAPVVRVTSIDTPVPYAPPLEEFFLPQVKDVVEAARSLAKY; encoded by the coding sequence ATGGCAGCGATTACATTACTGGAAGCGGTACGACAAGGAATTTGGCAAGAGATGGAACGCGACAAGAGCGTGTTCATTTTAGGTGAAGACATCGGCGCTTATGGCGGCGCGTTTAAAGTTACCGAAGGGTTTTTAGCGCATTTCGGCGCTGACCGGGTGATTGATACGCCGATTTCGGAATCGGCAATTATCGGCGCGGCGAGCGGCGCGGCAATGATGGGCATGCGTCCGGTCGCCGAAATGCAGTTCATTGATTTTATTTCATGCTGTTTTGATATTCTGACGAATTACGTCGCCAAAAGCCGCTATCGTCAGGGCATAGGCATTCCGATGGTGGTGCGTGGTCCGTGTGGTGGCGGCGTACATGCCGGACCTTTCCATTCGCAGAACGTCGAAGCCTTTTTCTTGAACACGCCGGGGCTGAAAATGGTTGAGCCTTCGACCCCGTATGATGCGAAAGGCTTAATCAAAGCCGCCATACGCGATGATGACCCGGTGTTGTTCTTTGAACACAAGCTGCTCTATCGCAATCCGCGCATCAAACAGGAAGTGCCCGACACCGATTACATCGTGCCAATTGGCAAAGCGGCGACCCGTCGCCAAGGGCGCGATCTGTCAATCATCACCTACGGCGCGATGGTTTATACGGCGCTCGATGCCGCCGATGAATTAGCCAAAGCCGGCATCGAAGCGGAAGTCATCGACCTGCGCACGCTTGCGCCGTTTGACCGCGTGAGCGTTTGCGAATCGGTTAAAAAGACCAGCAAAGTTATTTTGTTACACGAAGCGACGCGCACCGGCGGGATGGCTGGTGAACTCACCGCCGTCATCAACGAAGAGGTGTTTGAATATCTTGATGCGCCGGTGGTGCGCGTCACCTCGATTGATACGCCGGTGCCTTATGCGCCGCCGCTTGAAGAATTTTTCTTGCCGCAAGTGAAAGACGTCGTCGAAGCCGCGCGTTCGCTGGCAAAGTATTAA
- a CDS encoding type II toxin-antitoxin system PemK/MazF family toxin: MVVKRGEIWLANLNPIQGSEQAGIRPVLIFQDDLINQFTTTVLAIPFTTNLRRAALPSCVQVSKGEGGLKSDSVALCYQLRAIDKTRLLQKLGTLKRETLETIEGCVMLTMGIKILSGEEANEEESN; the protein is encoded by the coding sequence ATGGTCGTTAAGCGCGGCGAAATCTGGTTGGCAAACCTGAATCCGATTCAAGGTTCCGAACAGGCAGGAATCAGACCTGTGCTGATCTTTCAAGATGATTTGATAAACCAATTTACGACTACGGTGCTGGCTATACCCTTTACTACGAACCTACGCCGCGCCGCATTGCCCTCTTGTGTTCAAGTCTCGAAAGGTGAAGGCGGACTCAAGAGCGATTCTGTAGCGTTGTGCTATCAATTGCGCGCAATAGATAAGACGCGATTGTTACAGAAACTTGGGACGTTAAAAAGAGAGACGCTGGAAACCATTGAAGGCTGTGTGATGCTGACGATGGGTATCAAGATATTGAGCGGAGAAGAAGCAAACGAAGAAGAGAGTAACTAA
- a CDS encoding DUF3368 domain-containing protein, with amino-acid sequence MPEAITNTSPLLYLYRIGAVNWLPQLFNEIWCPNAALNELLEGQQRGHDVPSPNDYTWLQIVDPRALPSEWLASDLGAGEIAVMALALENPSRVVLLDDALARQIAQAAGLTVWGTLRVLLEAKLQGLTSAVAPHLDELQNSGMWISASVRQRVLDLANE; translated from the coding sequence ATGCCTGAAGCGATTACCAATACCTCACCTTTACTTTATTTATACCGTATTGGTGCGGTGAACTGGTTACCGCAATTATTCAATGAAATCTGGTGTCCCAATGCAGCATTGAATGAGTTGTTGGAAGGTCAACAAAGAGGTCATGATGTTCCCAGTCCAAATGATTATACTTGGCTGCAAATCGTTGACCCGAGGGCTTTACCTTCTGAATGGTTAGCTTCGGATTTGGGCGCAGGCGAGATTGCCGTAATGGCATTGGCGCTGGAAAATCCGAGTCGAGTGGTTTTATTGGACGATGCGCTTGCCAGACAAATCGCTCAAGCTGCGGGACTGACGGTTTGGGGAACCTTGAGAGTTTTACTTGAAGCCAAATTGCAAGGTTTAACCAGTGCGGTTGCTCCACATCTCGACGAGTTACAAAACTCAGGGATGTGGATTTCAGCAAGTGTTCGTCAGCGCGTCTTGGATTTGGCGAATGAATAG
- a CDS encoding UPF0175 family protein produces MPSRQIVIDIPEKILLAEKADEVSFANEVRLLAAIKLYELGRLSSGRAAELAGMPRVEFLLTLGRYKVFPFEAELRDLEKQNA; encoded by the coding sequence ATGCCGTCCCGACAAATTGTAATCGATATACCAGAAAAAATTTTGCTAGCGGAAAAGGCTGACGAAGTTTCCTTTGCCAATGAAGTGCGCTTGCTTGCGGCAATCAAACTTTATGAATTGGGTCGTTTGTCTTCGGGGCGGGCGGCTGAACTTGCAGGAATGCCACGAGTGGAGTTTCTGTTGACGCTTGGGCGTTACAAAGTATTCCCCTTTGAAGCCGAACTGCGCGACCTGGAAAAACAGAATGCCTGA
- a CDS encoding DUF6335 family protein, which produces MAKHKFTNKILDDKIAKNIEAGWADKLPEPTDEDFESLDQPPADEANAENLNAYDREVRYGTPLEEHHLSTGTRMMEAEREEYPAVSPGLSGGDVDAAWQEAEENGEESVGGSSPTPDQDQVDQIGRAVGLEFQDNQELHASSEVLDKRDLNRWELDRRSADDASPDFPHKRNPLLR; this is translated from the coding sequence ATGGCTAAACATAAATTCACAAATAAAATATTGGATGACAAAATCGCGAAAAATATAGAGGCAGGGTGGGCAGACAAATTGCCCGAACCAACGGATGAAGATTTTGAATCTCTCGATCAGCCGCCTGCGGATGAAGCGAACGCTGAGAATTTAAATGCTTATGACCGTGAAGTCAGATATGGAACGCCGCTTGAAGAACACCATCTTTCAACCGGTACAAGAATGATGGAAGCCGAGCGCGAAGAATACCCTGCCGTCAGTCCTGGGTTATCGGGCGGCGATGTGGATGCGGCGTGGCAGGAGGCTGAAGAAAACGGTGAAGAGTCTGTCGGTGGTTCGTCGCCAACGCCTGATCAGGATCAGGTTGATCAGATTGGTCGCGCTGTCGGTTTGGAATTTCAAGACAATCAGGAATTGCATGCCTCTTCAGAGGTGCTCGACAAACGCGACCTTAACCGCTGGGAACTGGATCGCCGTTCAGCCGACGATGCGTCGCCGGATTTTCCACATAAACGCAACCCTCTTCTGCGGTAA
- a CDS encoding POTRA domain-containing protein, with translation MTPGGGKQLKISKQPYPMVIWLAITFLFVCTLTTDAQQSATQPQEWKLTKIAATGLSRYTVEQVAKLTNLTLGQKVDLAILDAATLRLRDTGLFNQVTYGYRYQNDQLTVTFKIEEAVWDTPVIFDNFVWFTDEELIKAIAQTVPSFDGTAPKSGNLTSLIAQTLEQLLSARQIAGAVEYLSSSELTGNHFEHVFVVKNLNLPVCALHFPKASGIKENVLINAVKTTSGGQYSKSALSDFARNHLFQLYREQGYLKARFQSIDARLLADANCKNGVDVSILIDEGASYTLDKIEWSDNLTLSTKELDSLLAMKPGEVANGVKFDNGLKTIKAAYGKKGFIRAQFNIATTFDEESKRAASHITVKEGAQYHMGLISFNGLPMGEAEKLQKRWRLKTGEIFDTTYLDDFLNKDLDPKLNARLAGIRAIPSEQNLTVDVQIIFK, from the coding sequence ATGACACCTGGCGGCGGAAAGCAACTGAAAATATCCAAGCAACCTTATCCAATGGTTATTTGGCTGGCAATCACTTTCCTGTTTGTTTGCACCCTGACAACGGACGCGCAACAAAGCGCGACTCAGCCGCAGGAATGGAAATTAACTAAAATCGCGGCGACCGGTTTGTCCCGCTACACCGTCGAGCAGGTTGCGAAATTAACTAACCTGACTCTCGGACAGAAAGTTGATCTGGCAATTCTTGATGCGGCAACTCTCAGGTTGCGCGACACCGGTTTGTTTAACCAGGTGACTTATGGATACCGCTATCAAAATGACCAGTTGACAGTCACTTTTAAAATTGAAGAGGCGGTCTGGGACACCCCGGTCATCTTCGATAATTTTGTCTGGTTTACCGATGAAGAACTCATCAAAGCCATTGCCCAGACGGTTCCCAGTTTTGACGGCACGGCGCCTAAATCCGGCAACCTGACCAGTTTGATTGCGCAAACTCTGGAACAATTATTAAGCGCCCGCCAGATCGCCGGTGCGGTTGAATATCTTTCGTCTTCGGAACTCACCGGCAACCATTTTGAGCATGTCTTTGTGGTAAAAAATCTCAATCTGCCGGTATGTGCGCTGCATTTCCCTAAAGCTTCAGGGATTAAAGAAAATGTCTTAATCAACGCCGTAAAAACCACCTCCGGTGGACAGTATTCCAAAAGCGCCCTGAGTGATTTTGCCAGAAACCATCTCTTTCAACTCTATCGCGAGCAGGGTTATCTCAAAGCCCGTTTTCAAAGCATCGATGCCCGGTTGCTTGCCGATGCCAATTGCAAAAACGGAGTGGATGTTTCCATATTGATAGATGAAGGCGCGAGCTACACTCTGGATAAAATCGAGTGGTCGGATAATCTCACCCTTTCGACCAAAGAGTTGGATAGCCTGTTAGCCATGAAACCGGGCGAAGTAGCGAACGGCGTAAAATTCGATAATGGTCTTAAAACCATCAAAGCCGCTTACGGTAAAAAAGGCTTCATCAGAGCGCAATTCAATATCGCGACGACCTTCGACGAAGAGAGCAAACGCGCTGCTTCTCACATCACCGTCAAAGAAGGCGCGCAATATCACATGGGTCTCATCAGCTTTAATGGTTTGCCGATGGGTGAGGCGGAAAAATTGCAGAAGCGTTGGCGATTAAAAACCGGAGAAATATTTGATACCACTTATCTCGACGATTTTTTGAATAAAGACCTCGACCCGAAACTGAACGCTCGGCTTGCCGGTATCCGGGCAATCCCCAGTGAGCAAAACTTAACCGTTGATGTGCAAATCATTTTTAAATAG
- a CDS encoding outer membrane beta-barrel protein gives MKLSIVVLLMGMGLFCSTALAQKHELGMQIGAMKSTLDSNYEFSAIPFNVTADSSFALQINYGYRLVNARVAGLYLDMPLAVTPKSKFNTANAFFLRSYSSLFFTPGLKLKLLPEASISPYIVAGVGISRLSPSDNRINGNPSVGDNPQTDDAFSFGGGVDLKANKFLSIRGEVRDFRSSTPHFRTNLFEKRQHNIFVTGGIVLRF, from the coding sequence ATGAAGCTCAGTATCGTTGTTTTATTAATGGGGATGGGTTTATTTTGCAGCACCGCTCTGGCACAAAAACATGAACTCGGCATGCAAATCGGCGCGATGAAATCCACGCTGGACTCGAATTATGAATTTTCAGCCATTCCGTTCAACGTAACCGCCGACAGCAGTTTCGCATTGCAAATTAATTATGGTTATCGATTGGTGAATGCCAGGGTAGCAGGTCTTTACCTTGATATGCCGCTCGCCGTCACCCCTAAGAGTAAATTCAATACCGCTAATGCATTTTTTTTACGAAGCTATTCTTCGCTTTTTTTCACACCCGGATTAAAGCTCAAACTGTTGCCAGAGGCGTCAATCTCTCCTTATATTGTTGCGGGCGTTGGGATTTCAAGGCTCAGCCCCAGCGATAATCGAATCAACGGCAATCCCAGTGTAGGCGATAATCCGCAAACCGATGATGCGTTTAGTTTCGGCGGCGGGGTTGACCTCAAGGCAAATAAATTTTTGAGCATTCGTGGCGAAGTGCGCGATTTTCGCAGTAGCACGCCACATTTCAGAACCAATCTGTTCGAGAAACGTCAGCACAATATTTTTGTCACCGGCGGCATCGTTTTGCGATTTTAA